The sequence below is a genomic window from Polyangiaceae bacterium.
TGGATGGCGGCTCCGCCCGAGAGTTCCGCGAGCGAGCGCGCCTGGCGGGCAGTGATCGCGTGCTGTTTTGCCAGGAGAATTTCGCGTACCTGCAAGGGATCCTAGGCAGCGGAAGTGATCCGGAGCCTAGCCGTCCGAGCTGCGAATGATCGCGAGCTGAGCGGGGCACGATCTTGCTACGAGGCGCCGCCGCGTGGGCGTAGCGTATGCCCATGACGAATCTGGAACTCAGGTATGAGGTGTTCGCTCGTCGAAGTGGAGCGCCGAGCGCCGGTCTCCCTGGGCGCCAACCGGTGACCGCTGATGAGTTCCGAGATGTGCTGCGCCGCTCCACCCTGGGTGAGCGCCGCCCGGTAGATGACCTCGAGCGCCTGAGTACGATGCTCGAAAACTCCAACTTGATCGTTACCGCGCGGGAACCAGTGCGCGGGCTGCTGATCGGCATTTCTCGGTGTGTCACCGACTTTGCCTACTGCTGCTATTGCTCCGACCTCGCGGTGGACGAGGCGGTGCAACGCCTAGGCGTTGGCAAGGAGCTTTTGCGGCTCACCCGCGAAGCGGCAGGAGAGCAGGCCACGCTGCTGCTCGTCGCTGCGCCCAAGGCGAAGGACTACTATCCCCACATCGGGATGGCGCACGTCGAGGCTTGCTTCGCGTTCAACCGCACTCGGTGACCCGCGCGTCACCTACCCGGTGGGGGCCTCAGTCGCGGCGGTGCTTCCTTACGGCCTTGCGCAGCTTGCGTTGTAGCTGTTGCATCGCCTGAAAGAGCTTGGCTTGCTGCTTCGGCGTGAGCTCCTTGGAGAGCGCGGTGAAGTGCTTGTTCTGCAGTTTGTGCAGATCGTCGCGGTTCTTGCGTAGAGCCGCCATGGCCTTCGAGTAGGCTTTCTGGTCGTCGCTGTCCGCGTCGAGGAGCTTCTTCAGCGCCTGACGGCTCGAGCGCATTTCCTCGCGGAGCTTACGCTGCTCCTCGCGGTCCTTCTTCAACAGCTCGGCGACCTTGTCCGCCTTCTTGTCGTCGAGACCGACCTTCTCCTTGAGGACCTTGCG
It includes:
- a CDS encoding GNAT family N-acetyltransferase, with product MTNLELRYEVFARRSGAPSAGLPGRQPVTADEFRDVLRRSTLGERRPVDDLERLSTMLENSNLIVTAREPVRGLLIGISRCVTDFAYCCYCSDLAVDEAVQRLGVGKELLRLTREAAGEQATLLLVAAPKAKDYYPHIGMAHVEACFAFNRTR
- a CDS encoding periplasmic heavy metal sensor is translated as MTDSKLPGSRLERNRRHWLFALLALVSVLFTSSFAFAKPKREEVEKRMQEVVRKVLKEKVGLDDKKADKVAELLKKDREEQRKLREEMRSSRQALKKLLDADSDDQKAYSKAMAALRKNRDDLHKLQNKHFTALSKELTPKQQAKLFQAMQQLQRKLRKAVRKHRRD